Proteins encoded together in one Hevea brasiliensis isolate MT/VB/25A 57/8 chromosome 16, ASM3005281v1, whole genome shotgun sequence window:
- the LOC110666200 gene encoding uncharacterized protein LOC110666200 codes for MNSCKYRDNRHVSMGAEKWLDIELWDSTQECFEVIKSRGYRSATPHVGMEAVSVYDMDWSCPTAIVVGNENRGISDEALKLSDLHCSIPMKGMVDSFNVSVAAGILMHYAVCDRNSRLGCHGDLTSEESQILLAEFSLRHSKSAISIAHEYAKRKAATPVPKF; via the exons ATGAATTCTTGCAAGTACAGAGACAATCGCCATGTTAGTATGGGTGCAGAGAAATGGTTGGACATTGAACTCTGGGACTCTACTCAAGAGTGCTTTGAAGTTATAAAGTCGCGGGGTTATCGAAGTGCCACACCACATGTTGGAATGGAAGCG GTATCTGTTTATGACATGGATTGGTCATGCCCAACTGCAATAGTAGTTGGAAATGAGAATAG GGGGATAAGCGATGAAGCCCTGAAACTGTCGGATTTGCACTGCAGTATTCCAATGAAAGGCATGGTAGACTCATTCAATGTTTCAGTTGCAGCAGGCATCCTCATGCACTATGCTGTTTGTGACAGAAATTCTCGCCTG GGCTGTCATGGTGATTTGACATCAGAAGAAAGCCAGATCCTACTAGCGGAGTTCTCTCTGCGTCATAGCAAGAGTGCAATAAGCATTGCTCATGAGTATGCGAAGCGCAAGGCAGCTACACCCGTGCCAAAGTTTTGA